A single region of the Nocardioides sp. W7 genome encodes:
- the tyrS gene encoding tyrosine--tRNA ligase, whose product MSLDPTLLDDLEWRGLIAHSTDLDALREALGEGSVHYYVGFDPTAPSLHMGNLLQIVTAMRLQRAGHTPYVLVGGATGMIGDPRDSGERTLNDAETVRDWVERVRRQIEPFLSFDGANAATMVNNLDWTSGLSTIDFLRDIGKHFPVNRMLARDTVKRRLESGISYTEFSYILLQSMDYLNLFRDHDVRLQFGGSDQWGNLTGGVELIRRSEGEIVHAFATPLVTKADGTKYGKTEGGALWLDPEMMSPYAFFQFWLNAEDEKVGELLRIFTFLSREEIEALEAEHAEKPFLRAGQRTLAREVTTLVHGADETARIEAASAALFGGGDLRAAGARTLDAALSTARPMLEVEALDASIVDLLVDAGLVKTRGEARRAVAEGGAYLNNERIEDPDYVPSSADLIEERLLVLRRGKKSFAGVRVR is encoded by the coding sequence GTGTCCCTCGATCCCACCCTCCTCGACGACCTCGAGTGGCGCGGCCTGATCGCCCACTCGACGGACCTCGACGCGCTGCGCGAGGCCCTCGGCGAGGGCAGCGTCCACTACTACGTGGGGTTCGACCCGACCGCTCCGAGCCTGCACATGGGCAACCTGCTGCAGATCGTGACCGCGATGCGGCTCCAGCGCGCCGGGCACACGCCGTACGTGCTCGTCGGTGGCGCCACGGGCATGATCGGTGACCCGCGCGACTCCGGCGAGCGCACCCTGAACGACGCCGAGACCGTGCGTGACTGGGTCGAGCGGGTCCGCCGCCAGATCGAGCCGTTCCTCTCCTTCGACGGTGCCAACGCAGCGACCATGGTCAACAACCTGGACTGGACGTCGGGGCTGTCGACGATCGACTTCCTCCGCGACATCGGCAAGCACTTCCCGGTCAACCGGATGCTGGCGCGCGACACCGTCAAGCGGCGCCTGGAGTCGGGGATCAGCTACACCGAGTTCAGCTACATCCTGCTGCAGTCGATGGACTACCTGAACCTGTTCCGCGACCACGACGTCCGGCTCCAGTTCGGCGGTTCCGACCAGTGGGGCAACCTGACCGGCGGCGTGGAGCTGATCCGCCGCTCGGAGGGCGAGATCGTGCACGCGTTCGCCACCCCGCTGGTGACCAAGGCCGACGGCACCAAGTACGGCAAGACCGAGGGCGGCGCGCTCTGGCTCGACCCGGAGATGATGTCGCCGTACGCCTTCTTCCAGTTCTGGCTCAACGCCGAGGACGAGAAGGTCGGCGAGCTGCTCCGGATCTTCACCTTCCTCTCGCGCGAGGAGATCGAGGCGCTGGAGGCCGAGCACGCGGAGAAGCCGTTCCTGCGCGCCGGGCAACGGACCCTCGCCCGCGAGGTCACGACGCTGGTGCACGGGGCCGACGAGACCGCGCGGATCGAGGCTGCCTCGGCCGCGCTCTTCGGCGGGGGAGACCTGCGAGCCGCTGGGGCGCGCACGCTCGACGCGGCGCTGTCGACCGCCCGGCCGATGCTGGAGGTCGAGGCCCTCGACGCGAGCATCGTCGACCTGCTGGTCGACGCAGGCCTCGTGAAGACCAGGGGGGAGGCGCGCCGCGCGGTCGCGGAGGGTGGGGCCTACCTCAACAACGAGCGGATCGAGGATCCCGACTACGTCCCCTCGTCCGCCGACCTGATCGAGGAGCGGTTGCTGGTGCTGCGCCGGGGGAAGAAGAGCTTCGCCGGAGTACGCGTCCGATGA
- a CDS encoding serine/threonine-protein kinase, with translation MIAGRYSLDREVGRGGMGAVWLGHDEVLGRPVALKRIGLAPGAAAPDLERAGREARLAARLSHPHVVAVFDLVEEGEAHWLVMEYVEGSTLAELVRDRGALDPDQASRIVGQAADGLTAAHEAGIVHRDVKPSNMLVTADGQVKLSDFGIARAEADPSLTQTGLVTGSPAYLAPEVASGRTATDASDVWSLGATLFHALSGRPPYEVGDNLLGALYRIVHEEPPRLPAPGWLGPLLEATMTRDPGERWTMEQVRDFLQSGPGSPLPAPLPVRRTGTAEHDLRDLHGTQVLSRPVPTPAPVQVTRPHRRRGALAVFVGVAVVALLTVIGLAVGLGLGDPDPDPDSSSATPSADESSAPPQAEKPSAEAMTRFITGYLETAAADPEAGFQMLTGSFQDTSGGLSGYENFWGGVKRVTDIEVVDADPESLTVTYRYRYQLAQGPPIQDNPTLQLVFDERTGTYLIDGEPN, from the coding sequence GTGATCGCAGGCAGGTACTCGCTCGACCGCGAGGTCGGACGAGGCGGCATGGGGGCCGTGTGGCTGGGCCACGACGAGGTCCTCGGCCGTCCGGTGGCCCTCAAGCGCATCGGCCTGGCCCCGGGGGCCGCCGCGCCCGACCTGGAGCGTGCGGGTCGGGAGGCCCGGCTCGCCGCCCGGTTGAGCCACCCCCACGTCGTGGCGGTCTTCGACCTGGTCGAGGAGGGAGAGGCCCACTGGCTGGTGATGGAGTACGTCGAGGGCTCGACCCTGGCCGAGCTGGTGCGTGACCGCGGGGCGCTCGATCCGGACCAGGCCTCCCGGATCGTCGGCCAGGCGGCCGACGGGCTGACCGCGGCACACGAGGCGGGCATCGTGCACCGGGACGTGAAGCCGTCGAACATGCTGGTCACCGCCGACGGCCAGGTGAAGCTCTCCGACTTCGGGATCGCCCGTGCCGAGGCCGACCCCTCGCTGACGCAGACCGGCCTGGTGACCGGGTCGCCGGCGTACCTCGCTCCCGAGGTCGCCTCGGGCCGCACCGCGACCGACGCGAGCGACGTGTGGTCCCTGGGCGCGACGCTCTTCCACGCGCTGTCCGGCCGCCCGCCGTACGAGGTCGGGGACAACCTGCTGGGCGCGCTGTACCGGATCGTCCACGAGGAACCGCCGCGGCTGCCCGCCCCCGGCTGGCTCGGGCCCCTCCTCGAGGCGACGATGACCCGCGATCCCGGCGAGCGCTGGACGATGGAACAGGTCCGCGACTTCCTGCAGAGCGGACCGGGCAGTCCGCTGCCCGCCCCGCTACCCGTCCGCCGGACCGGCACGGCCGAGCACGACCTGCGCGACCTGCACGGCACCCAGGTGCTGTCCCGACCCGTGCCGACGCCGGCACCGGTGCAGGTCACCCGACCGCATCGGCGGCGAGGCGCCCTCGCGGTGTTCGTCGGCGTCGCCGTCGTGGCGCTGCTGACGGTCATCGGCCTCGCCGTCGGTCTCGGTCTCGGCGATCCCGACCCCGACCCCGACTCGTCCTCCGCCACCCCGTCAGCCGATGAGTCCTCGGCGCCTCCCCAGGCCGAGAAGCCGAGCGCCGAGGCGATGACCCGGTTCATCACCGGCTACCTGGAGACGGCCGCCGCCGACCCGGAGGCCGGTTTCCAGATGTTGACCGGCTCCTTCCAGGACACCAGCGGCGGACTCTCCGGCTACGAGAACTTCTGGGGCGGGGTGAAGCGCGTCACCGACATCGAGGTCGTCGACGCCGACCCGGAGAGCCTCACGGTGACCTACCGCTACCGCTACCAGCTCGCGCAGGGCCCGCCCATCCAGGACAACCCGACCCTCCAGCTCGTCTTCGACGAACGGACCGGCACCTATCTCATCGACGGAGAGCCCAACTGA